The following proteins come from a genomic window of Bacillus sp. Marseille-P3661:
- a CDS encoding MBL fold metallo-hydrolase, with translation MIIHKTNNVTVFQSALFQLNTTIVITDDLVLVVDPGYLPSEIDGIRSFVDEVKGNRPIYLFFTHSDFDHIVGYGSFPDAKTIASEQFLISKQKEKQLEDAIHYDHEFYIIRPYELIYPNIDYVIKGNGQQLKIGKTLITFYHAFGHNDDGLIAVFESEKLVIVGDYLSDIEFPFVYFSFKEYGNTLTTLKNVFKDEDGKTLITSHGNVTQDSMEIKKRFHDSYEYLELVKRQASENHFEQYLAMKKYRFTTIFRKRHKDNLDVWRKEFKTIK, from the coding sequence ATGATTATCCATAAAACAAACAATGTGACTGTATTTCAAAGCGCTTTATTTCAATTAAATACTACTATTGTAATAACAGATGATTTAGTGCTGGTAGTTGACCCTGGATATTTACCAAGTGAAATTGATGGAATTCGTAGCTTTGTTGATGAAGTAAAGGGAAACCGACCTATTTATCTCTTTTTTACGCATTCAGATTTTGATCATATTGTCGGTTATGGGTCATTCCCAGATGCTAAAACGATTGCAAGTGAACAGTTTTTAATAAGTAAGCAAAAAGAGAAACAATTAGAGGATGCCATTCATTATGATCATGAATTTTATATTATACGGCCTTATGAACTTATTTATCCTAACATTGATTATGTAATTAAAGGGAACGGGCAACAGCTGAAAATTGGCAAAACGTTGATAACCTTTTATCATGCTTTTGGTCATAATGACGATGGGCTCATTGCAGTGTTTGAATCTGAGAAATTGGTTATTGTTGGCGACTACCTATCAGATATTGAGTTTCCTTTTGTATATTTTAGCTTTAAAGAATACGGTAACACATTAACGACTTTGAAGAATGTATTTAAGGACGAAGACGGAAAAACACTCATTACAAGTCATGGTAATGTTACACAAGACTCAATGGAAATAAAGAAACGTTTTCATGATTCTTATGAGTATTTAGAGCTCGTAAAACGGCAAGCATCAGAAAATCATTTTGAGCAGTACTTGGCGATGAAAAAGTATCGTTTTACAACAATCTTTAGAAAAAGGCATAAGGATAATTTAGATGTGTGGAGAAAAGAGTTTAAGACGATTAAATAA
- a CDS encoding DUF421 domain-containing protein: MKLLNLTIELIIGYILLFIIVKFVGKKIISQITPFTFIAAIVLGELLGNALYDHEIGVFYIIYSMCLWGFLLFAVEYLAQKFLKFRGVVEGKPSALIKNGIVDREELRKNKMNINQLQSLLRQSETFSIREVAFCYLESNGSISILKKSKYQKTTQEDFNMIPESVYVPVTLIRDGELLRDEIADLGFDEAWLDHQLAAQGISDYKEVFLAEWLEGDGLFIQRIN; encoded by the coding sequence ATGAAATTATTGAATTTGACAATAGAACTTATAATTGGTTATATATTACTTTTTATAATAGTTAAATTTGTAGGGAAGAAAATAATTAGTCAAATTACACCTTTTACTTTCATCGCAGCGATTGTATTAGGAGAATTACTTGGAAATGCTTTGTACGATCATGAGATAGGTGTATTTTACATTATTTACTCCATGTGTTTATGGGGATTCTTACTTTTTGCGGTTGAATATTTGGCGCAAAAGTTTCTCAAGTTTAGAGGAGTAGTTGAGGGAAAGCCCTCAGCACTTATAAAAAACGGCATCGTCGACCGCGAGGAATTACGAAAAAACAAAATGAATATTAATCAATTACAAAGCCTACTTCGACAGAGTGAAACTTTCTCTATTAGAGAAGTAGCTTTTTGCTATTTAGAGTCTAATGGTTCGATCAGTATTCTTAAAAAATCGAAATATCAAAAAACTACTCAGGAGGACTTTAATATGATCCCTGAATCAGTATATGTACCAGTTACTTTAATTAGAGATGGTGAACTATTAAGGGATGAAATTGCTGATCTAGGGTTCGACGAAGCATGGCTTGATCATCAATTAGCAGCACAGGGTATCTCCGATTATAAAGAAGTTTTTTTGGCAGAATGGCTTGAAGGCGATGGTTTGTTTATACAACGTATAAACTAA
- a CDS encoding DUF3231 family protein translates to MPDQPAITSSELGTLWLTYQQKTMILRMLEYFREKADDNHASEIITSLYTETDLYVDKIKGILQQEGAVIPVGFTAEDVNTQVPKLYDNGFDIMFIRLLKEISMGMHSLNITMAYREDIVMLFKDLTAITQKYYNRCTQYLLEKGMLARSPYVSMPTVIEFVKDTSYFGGLTANPFSEKRPLNTVEVAQIYHSIESNNTGMQMITGFAQCGNKEEVKKYFKEGAELAKGIIKELSETLLQSNIQIPGPSGGNATRSTVAPFSDKLMLYCTSLFCSFALGGNSLGTAFSLRNDLPTKMTIFMKDIFEYAHKGARIMIQNGWMEEPPQIEERK, encoded by the coding sequence ATGCCTGATCAACCTGCGATAACTTCATCTGAGTTAGGTACTTTATGGCTTACATATCAACAAAAAACAATGATTCTAAGAATGTTAGAATACTTTAGAGAGAAAGCCGATGATAATCATGCTTCGGAAATAATAACTAGTTTGTATACCGAAACAGATCTTTATGTGGACAAAATAAAAGGTATCTTACAACAAGAAGGTGCTGTCATTCCAGTAGGATTTACAGCTGAAGATGTTAACACACAGGTGCCTAAGTTATATGACAATGGTTTTGACATCATGTTTATCCGGCTTTTAAAAGAGATTAGTATGGGTATGCATTCACTTAATATTACAATGGCATATCGGGAAGATATAGTCATGTTGTTTAAAGATCTAACTGCAATAACTCAAAAGTATTACAATCGTTGCACTCAATATTTACTTGAAAAAGGGATGCTAGCTAGGTCGCCTTATGTATCAATGCCTACAGTAATTGAATTTGTAAAAGATACAAGTTATTTCGGCGGACTTACGGCTAATCCATTTAGTGAGAAACGACCACTAAATACCGTTGAAGTAGCACAAATTTATCATTCAATTGAATCAAACAACACTGGGATGCAGATGATTACCGGATTTGCTCAATGTGGGAACAAAGAGGAAGTAAAAAAGTATTTTAAAGAGGGAGCAGAATTGGCTAAAGGGATCATTAAGGAATTGAGCGAAACATTACTACAAAGCAATATTCAAATCCCAGGACCATCTGGGGGGAATGCTACGCGTTCTACAGTGGCACCGTTTTCGGATAAATTAATGCTATACTGCACAAGTCTTTTTTGTAGCTTTGCTTTGGGGGGGAATTCATTAGGAACCGCCTTTAGCTTACGTAATGATTTACCTACCAAAATGACAATCTTTATGAAAGATATTTTTGAATATGCACATAAAGGGGCAAGAATTATGATACAAAACGGGTGGATGGAAGAACCGCCTCAGATTGAAGAAAGGAAATAA
- a CDS encoding SRPBCC family protein → MDTQIITKFKILQPAHVVFEAIVDPAKIGNFWFSSSSERWDQGKTITLRYDEYNAVGDIKVVEIVDNSKIVFTWGSESNEETVVTIVLKELEDRSTIIEVTESGFREDDPEIMNKMLDQKGGWVYMLSCLKSYLENGVSTLRASLIH, encoded by the coding sequence ATGGATACTCAAATAATTACAAAATTTAAAATACTCCAGCCTGCACATGTGGTGTTTGAAGCGATAGTAGACCCTGCTAAAATTGGGAACTTTTGGTTCTCATCAAGTTCTGAAAGATGGGATCAAGGAAAGACAATTACATTGAGATATGATGAATACAACGCAGTAGGAGATATAAAGGTTGTAGAAATAGTGGACAATTCCAAAATCGTGTTTACCTGGGGATCGGAAAGTAATGAAGAAACGGTTGTTACTATCGTATTAAAAGAATTAGAAGATAGAAGTACCATAATTGAAGTTACCGAATCAGGTTTCCGTGAAGATGATCCTGAAATAATGAATAAAATGCTAGATCAAAAAGGTGGTTGGGTATATATGCTATCTTGTTTAAAGAGCTATTTGGAAAATGGTGTAAGTACCTTGAGAGCATCATTAATTCATTAG
- a CDS encoding M14 family metallopeptidase — protein MKGIFLMILICLYFCPSKIQAQVVYTENIYTYDSLTEDMVELSQTYPELISYKSLTTTEYGRNIWAIKLGHGETSILLNGAHHAREWLTSALLMKMIETYADAYKTKQTIEHLDPNILNGISIWFVPMVNPDGVTLQQFGIHAFPRYLHTELLKMNKRSVNFKRWKANLNGIDLNRQYPANWENIKGVSKKPSYQFYKGSSPLEAKEVKALVDFTYEIKPEIAVSYHSSGNVLFWGFNQWGLTHTTNFTNDYYQIAEKVSGITGYKLEEPASYQQGGGYTDWFVEEFEKPAFTVEIGSLIKENSLPLAAFPSIWERNKSIGLFLAKKAKERKMSLR, from the coding sequence ATGAAAGGTATTTTCTTAATGATTCTGATTTGTTTATATTTTTGTCCCAGTAAAATACAAGCTCAGGTAGTTTATACAGAAAATATCTATACATACGATTCTTTGACTGAAGATATGGTTGAGCTTTCTCAAACTTACCCTGAGTTAATTTCATACAAATCTTTAACTACGACTGAGTATGGAAGAAACATTTGGGCAATTAAATTGGGGCACGGAGAGACGTCAATTTTATTAAATGGGGCACATCATGCACGTGAATGGTTGACTAGTGCACTTTTAATGAAAATGATCGAAACTTATGCAGATGCTTACAAAACAAAGCAAACAATAGAACACCTTGATCCAAATATACTCAATGGAATATCGATTTGGTTTGTCCCTATGGTAAACCCAGATGGAGTTACCCTACAGCAATTTGGTATACATGCCTTTCCAAGATATCTCCATACAGAACTACTTAAAATGAACAAAAGATCTGTAAACTTTAAAAGATGGAAGGCAAATCTAAACGGAATAGACCTTAATCGTCAGTATCCTGCTAATTGGGAAAACATTAAAGGAGTTTCAAAAAAACCGAGCTATCAATTTTATAAGGGCTCTTCTCCCCTTGAAGCAAAAGAAGTAAAAGCTCTCGTTGACTTCACCTACGAAATAAAACCGGAAATTGCGGTTTCATATCACTCCTCTGGCAACGTCCTATTTTGGGGATTTAATCAATGGGGATTAACTCATACAACTAATTTCACTAATGATTATTACCAGATTGCAGAAAAAGTTTCGGGAATTACAGGGTATAAGTTAGAAGAACCCGCTTCATACCAACAAGGTGGGGGCTATACAGATTGGTTTGTGGAAGAGTTTGAAAAACCAGCATTTACTGTTGAAATCGGATCTTTAATTAAAGAAAACAGCCTTCCTCTTGCTGCTTTTCCGTCAATTTGGGAAAGAAATAAATCGATAGGACTGTTTTTAGCAAAGAAGGCGAAAGAGAGAAAAATGAGCCTACGATAA
- a CDS encoding histidine phosphatase family protein, translating to MKNNLSKLLRMGGYILYARHAEATVGEDHAVINFQNCFTQRNLSEVGRKQARFYGEILRQLRVPILYPILTSPFCRTIETAQLAFNPSNILTDPFLLDLYRLGGSLSEREQERILTHLRAVLEKEPSHRRNKVMVAHSFQEGIGLGQLPNMGTVVVKPRGLGKGYEIVDLLTLADLKDLLI from the coding sequence ATGAAAAATAATTTATCCAAATTATTAAGGATGGGCGGCTATATTTTATATGCTCGTCACGCGGAAGCAACTGTTGGAGAAGATCATGCAGTTATAAATTTTCAAAACTGTTTCACCCAAAGAAATCTCTCTGAAGTTGGAAGAAAACAAGCTCGTTTTTATGGAGAGATCCTGCGTCAATTGCGTGTACCGATTTTGTATCCAATTCTTACTAGTCCTTTTTGTAGAACTATTGAAACTGCGCAATTGGCATTCAACCCTTCAAATATTTTAACTGATCCTTTTTTATTAGACCTTTATAGGTTGGGTGGCAGTTTATCTGAGAGAGAACAAGAAAGAATTTTAACTCACCTTCGAGCAGTCCTTGAAAAGGAGCCATCGCATAGAAGGAATAAAGTAATGGTTGCTCACAGTTTCCAAGAAGGTATTGGTTTAGGACAGCTGCCAAATATGGGTACAGTTGTAGTAAAGCCTAGAGGTCTTGGAAAGGGTTACGAAATTGTTGATTTACTCACATTAGCTGACTTAAAGGATTTATTAATATAA
- a CDS encoding NYN domain-containing protein, which translates to MFENTNRKSSYINDFTALKRVAILMDENNIMNQLHNLGIHGLERTKDLFSGIVKYVNLDPQFTEYHIFGGIPNFADDPERSRKRYRFFESLRYDGIQTHLGYCVKLPNGKFKEKEVDMLYGLTMVDLSHKVDLIVSLSADGDTRMPIRIAKQNGAQVYAVLSSQAPASTVREEADRVIHLENVLGKIPDHKIIYKPVPKVV; encoded by the coding sequence ATGTTCGAAAATACGAATCGGAAATCAAGTTATATCAATGATTTTACTGCCCTAAAAAGGGTTGCTATCTTAATGGATGAAAATAACATTATGAACCAGCTACACAATTTAGGTATTCATGGGTTAGAACGTACGAAGGATTTATTTTCTGGAATTGTGAAATATGTTAATTTGGATCCTCAATTTACTGAATACCATATATTTGGCGGGATTCCAAATTTTGCTGATGATCCGGAGAGATCTAGGAAAAGATATCGTTTTTTTGAGTCGTTAAGATATGATGGTATTCAAACTCACTTAGGATATTGTGTAAAATTACCAAATGGTAAATTTAAAGAAAAAGAAGTGGATATGCTTTATGGTCTAACAATGGTTGATTTAAGTCACAAGGTTGATCTAATCGTTTCGTTAAGTGCGGATGGGGACACAAGAATGCCAATCCGAATTGCCAAGCAAAATGGAGCACAAGTATATGCGGTGCTCTCTAGCCAAGCACCGGCAAGCACTGTTCGTGAGGAAGCAGACCGTGTGATTCACTTGGAGAATGTACTAGGTAAAATACCTGATCACAAAATTATTTATAAACCCGTTCCTAAAGTTGTGTAG
- a CDS encoding branched-chain amino acid aminotransferase translates to MLKETINQYLQDQIKNNSKVIKLFRDEKEYAEQYRLLPDGVTVEEIEPLSRFDEAYIERGNKLTDDVIAKETNAFLKLPIDYFKKHINEFMFVESKWLEFVRVDAISFEIDDVFGTYDVMLGLRFPKKLGTTIKDQLRNQLQSNGATFDLMFNNEDGLWDLNFSLEHVDGFKEELTIGQAYVIIYSFLFTLVKNIEENW, encoded by the coding sequence TTGCTTAAAGAAACAATTAATCAATATCTCCAAGACCAAATAAAAAATAATAGTAAAGTCATTAAACTTTTTAGGGATGAGAAGGAATATGCTGAGCAGTATCGTTTACTGCCGGATGGAGTAACGGTAGAAGAGATAGAACCTCTTTCTCGTTTTGATGAAGCATACATCGAGCGTGGGAATAAACTAACTGATGATGTAATAGCAAAAGAAACGAATGCATTTTTAAAGCTACCAATCGACTATTTTAAAAAACATATAAATGAATTTATGTTTGTTGAGTCTAAATGGCTAGAATTTGTTAGAGTAGATGCTATTTCTTTTGAAATAGATGATGTGTTTGGTACATATGATGTGATGTTAGGATTAAGGTTCCCTAAGAAATTGGGAACTACAATTAAAGACCAACTCAGGAACCAATTACAGAGTAATGGAGCTACATTTGATCTCATGTTTAATAATGAGGATGGCTTGTGGGATCTAAACTTTTCTTTAGAACATGTAGATGGTTTTAAAGAAGAATTGACAATTGGGCAAGCATATGTGATCATTTATTCTTTTTTGTTTACCTTAGTCAAAAACATAGAGGAAAACTGGTGA
- a CDS encoding bifunctional diguanylate cyclase/phosphodiesterase: MFSLPNPNEVIFLQGEYSTPIVFLSIVIAFFASYTALSMNERIQQNSFFHKYYWLGLASIAMGLGIWSMHFIGMAAFMIPVHMKYDVTITIISVIPSVIASFLAFYFASRTKRSVLSFMLSGIIMGLGISIMHYVGMAAMVMEANYVYKPGLFGLSIGLAMVVSLIAIYIFSTKQRLMKNYIIKSLTALLLGLAVASMHYTGMKAIAFYIPISSNNLIIDHHMNEMNTPLLILGVSIGIFILLFLSVITSILDRYVHYRLNYFDSLTKLPNRRQFEKNYNITSNSRILAVLHIHELDRWNGENGYDFGDEIIQRVGEVMFRLKPLSVGVYRIKGNRFALLTDDARDFERFKVAMRQILSTLSKPLEINDHLLSLKMVCAYSTTDKGSDVNKLFDNTMAVLNHPTIRYENEVIEYDPVIHTYTFERNLLDRIDQAMCNNELYLVYQPKLCLKTYTIIGVEALLRWEHPIHGIISPAVFIPLLEENGKMFRVTDWIIEEVCKQIDEWKSLRKPVLQVAINIPGPYVTSPKLIKTLKNSIEQYNIEGKYIELEMTETSVVKNIESAIQAVNVMREYGFSVALDDFGTGVSSLSYLKRLPITTLKIDKSFIDGIPDSEKDSAIMKAIIALSTSLNLNIVIEGVETKEQIDFLTAMNESLIIQGYYIARPMNAEKLPDWHTDFTIRQDKILL, encoded by the coding sequence ATGTTTTCATTACCCAATCCTAATGAAGTTATTTTCCTTCAAGGGGAATATTCTACTCCAATCGTTTTTTTATCTATAGTAATTGCTTTTTTTGCATCATATACAGCCCTTTCTATGAATGAACGAATACAGCAAAACAGCTTTTTCCATAAATATTATTGGCTCGGACTTGCTTCGATCGCCATGGGACTCGGAATTTGGTCGATGCACTTCATAGGAATGGCTGCCTTTATGATTCCAGTTCATATGAAATATGATGTTACGATTACGATCATTTCAGTTATTCCTTCGGTCATCGCATCCTTTCTAGCTTTCTATTTTGCCAGTCGTACAAAACGATCTGTACTCTCATTTATGCTGTCAGGAATTATTATGGGACTTGGGATTTCTATAATGCATTATGTAGGAATGGCTGCCATGGTAATGGAGGCTAATTATGTTTATAAACCAGGACTGTTTGGACTATCGATTGGACTAGCTATGGTTGTTTCACTTATTGCAATATATATTTTTTCAACGAAACAAAGACTTATGAAGAATTATATAATAAAATCTTTAACAGCTTTATTGCTTGGGCTTGCTGTTGCAAGTATGCATTATACTGGTATGAAAGCAATTGCATTTTATATACCAATTTCTTCAAATAACCTGATCATTGATCACCATATGAACGAAATGAATACGCCCCTGCTAATTTTAGGTGTTTCAATCGGCATATTCATCCTCCTATTTTTGTCAGTCATAACAAGTATTTTAGATCGGTATGTACATTACCGATTAAATTATTTTGATTCTTTAACGAAGCTACCTAATCGAAGACAGTTTGAAAAAAATTATAACATTACTTCAAATTCTAGAATCCTAGCTGTATTACACATTCATGAGTTAGATAGGTGGAATGGGGAAAATGGATATGATTTTGGCGATGAAATCATTCAAAGAGTTGGAGAAGTTATGTTTCGTTTAAAACCACTATCGGTAGGAGTTTATAGAATTAAGGGAAATCGCTTTGCTCTCCTTACGGATGATGCTCGTGATTTCGAGCGTTTTAAGGTTGCAATGAGACAAATACTATCTACTCTCTCAAAACCACTTGAAATTAACGATCATCTCTTATCATTAAAAATGGTATGTGCATATTCTACTACAGATAAAGGATCAGACGTAAATAAGTTATTTGACAACACTATGGCTGTATTAAACCATCCAACTATTCGTTATGAAAATGAAGTGATCGAATATGATCCTGTAATTCATACGTATACGTTTGAACGTAACCTACTAGATAGAATTGATCAAGCAATGTGTAATAATGAATTATATCTCGTCTACCAACCCAAGTTATGTCTAAAAACGTATACAATAATTGGTGTTGAAGCGTTGCTACGTTGGGAGCATCCGATTCATGGAATTATTTCTCCAGCGGTGTTTATCCCGTTATTGGAGGAGAATGGAAAAATGTTCAGAGTAACGGATTGGATAATCGAGGAAGTCTGTAAACAAATCGATGAATGGAAATCATTAAGAAAACCTGTTTTGCAAGTTGCAATCAACATACCAGGACCTTATGTTACTTCCCCAAAACTTATCAAAACTTTAAAGAACAGCATTGAACAGTATAACATTGAGGGGAAATATATAGAATTAGAGATGACAGAAACTAGTGTTGTAAAGAATATAGAAAGCGCTATTCAGGCTGTTAATGTTATGCGAGAATACGGATTTTCAGTTGCTCTTGATGATTTTGGAACAGGCGTTTCATCTTTATCTTATCTTAAACGTTTGCCTATCACAACATTGAAAATTGACAAATCCTTTATTGATGGTATACCTGATTCTGAGAAAGACTCCGCTATCATGAAAGCAATTATTGCGCTTAGTACTTCATTAAACTTAAATATTGTTATTGAAGGTGTAGAAACAAAGGAACAAATTGATTTTCTTACCGCGATGAACGAATCTCTAATCATTCAGGGTTACTACATTGCTCGTCCTATGAATGCAGAGAAACTTCCTGATTGGCACACAGATTTTACTATACGCCAAGATAAAATTCTGTTATAA
- a CDS encoding MarR family winged helix-turn-helix transcriptional regulator codes for MNLSREKFAKSYAVYAFIRGLNIVIEQDIKKIIKNKELTFPGFKILWILYFDSNIRMTDLTFFAQTNISNVFRQLEKLNEDGLVVIKNGEDARSRELSLTEDGQKLVNDFLEENCNNSELQVVQLIEKIPNETISEFIEVARLLSNELIGKSFSDFIIKSSTEILNNSTCKP; via the coding sequence ATGAATTTATCAAGAGAAAAATTTGCTAAAAGTTATGCAGTCTATGCTTTTATTAGGGGACTCAATATCGTAATAGAGCAGGACATAAAGAAAATAATAAAAAATAAAGAATTAACCTTCCCTGGTTTTAAGATTCTTTGGATTTTATATTTTGATTCCAATATAAGAATGACTGATCTGACTTTTTTTGCTCAAACCAATATTTCAAATGTATTTCGACAGTTGGAAAAACTAAATGAAGATGGTTTAGTTGTTATTAAAAATGGTGAAGATGCAAGATCAAGGGAGCTTTCCCTAACTGAAGATGGGCAAAAGCTTGTCAATGATTTTTTAGAAGAAAATTGTAATAACTCAGAGCTACAGGTCGTTCAATTGATCGAGAAAATCCCAAATGAAACCATATCTGAATTCATTGAAGTAGCCCGTTTGTTAAGTAACGAGTTAATAGGGAAATCATTCAGTGACTTTATCATAAAATCCTCCACTGAAATTCTGAATAATTCAACGTGTAAACCTTAA
- a CDS encoding exodeoxyribonuclease III, giving the protein MKFVSWNVNGLRACVKKGFLNYFNDVDADIFSIQETKLQEGQIELELHNYYQYWNYAEKKGYSGTAIFTKRKPLSVSYGIGEDIVEREGRTITLEFEEFYLVNCYTPNSQRDLARLSFRLEWEENIRNYLLELDINKPVILCGDLNVAHQEIDLKNYKTNKGNSGFTDEERGKMTTLLAAGFVDSFRYLYPERDDVYSWWSYMNKVRERNIGWRIDYFIVSKRLTKMLVDSQIHCDIMGSDHCPVALEMNL; this is encoded by the coding sequence ATGAAATTTGTATCATGGAATGTTAATGGTCTTAGAGCCTGTGTAAAAAAAGGTTTTTTAAATTATTTCAATGATGTAGATGCGGATATTTTTTCTATCCAAGAAACAAAACTACAAGAGGGACAAATAGAATTAGAGCTTCATAATTATTATCAGTACTGGAATTATGCTGAAAAAAAAGGTTATTCAGGTACAGCTATTTTTACAAAAAGGAAACCACTATCAGTTAGCTATGGGATTGGTGAGGACATTGTGGAAAGAGAAGGCCGCACGATTACATTAGAATTTGAGGAGTTTTATTTAGTTAATTGCTATACTCCAAATTCTCAACGCGATCTTGCAAGACTTAGCTTTCGATTAGAGTGGGAAGAAAATATTCGAAATTACTTATTAGAACTTGATATAAACAAGCCAGTTATATTATGTGGTGATTTGAATGTGGCCCATCAAGAGATAGATTTGAAAAATTATAAAACAAATAAAGGGAATTCAGGGTTTACGGATGAGGAACGAGGTAAAATGACTACTTTACTCGCTGCAGGGTTTGTTGATTCATTTAGATATCTATATCCAGAACGAGATGATGTTTACTCCTGGTGGTCATATATGAATAAAGTTAGAGAACGGAATATTGGCTGGAGAATTGATTATTTTATCGTATCAAAAAGACTAACTAAAATGTTAGTTGATTCCCAAATTCACTGTGATATTATGGGGAGCGACCATTGTCCAGTAGCTCTTGAAATGAATTTATAG
- a CDS encoding helix-turn-helix domain-containing protein: MKNEQNDIEKKKKEFGERLRMARLVHNLTAEEAAVQNGITKGALSRYENGLREPSYKTIEKLAAFYKVSTDFLVTGELFLTHPDQTFLDLESGQMISKGKEEFEISRRLLIEKVKTVVEKNIQDMDPLTLAGLLRLDRDMLTSLSYLLRTFSSSNLLFVKLSHFQGKDVDDLLILLDNVEKQNKGDTQLDIF; this comes from the coding sequence ATGAAAAATGAACAAAATGATATTGAGAAAAAAAAGAAGGAATTTGGTGAACGGTTACGAATGGCGAGACTTGTGCATAATCTTACTGCAGAGGAGGCAGCTGTACAAAATGGCATTACAAAAGGCGCTCTTTCAAGGTATGAAAACGGCTTAAGAGAACCTAGTTATAAAACAATAGAGAAACTTGCCGCATTTTATAAAGTTTCCACAGACTTTCTTGTTACAGGAGAGTTATTTTTAACTCACCCTGACCAAACCTTTCTTGACTTAGAGTCCGGTCAAATGATTAGCAAAGGGAAAGAAGAGTTTGAAATATCACGTAGGCTGTTAATTGAGAAAGTTAAAACTGTTGTAGAGAAAAATATCCAAGACATGGACCCCCTTACCCTAGCAGGACTGCTTCGTTTGGATAGAGATATGCTTACATCACTTTCTTATTTATTAAGAACCTTTTCTTCAAGCAATCTTCTCTTTGTCAAGCTTTCTCATTTTCAGGGGAAAGATGTTGATGATCTATTAATATTATTGGACAATGTGGAAAAGCAAAATAAAGGAGACACACAGTTGGACATCTTTTAA